Sequence from the Eleutherodactylus coqui strain aEleCoq1 chromosome 13, aEleCoq1.hap1, whole genome shotgun sequence genome:
AACGAGACGCGACGCTCAACTACTAACGGGGCGTGACGCTCGTCTACTAACGGGGCGCGACGCTCATCAACTAACGGGGCGCGACGCTCGTCTACTAACGGGACGCGACGCTCATCTACTAACGGGGCGCGACGCTCGTCTACTAACGGGGCGCGACGCTCGTCTACTATCGGGGCGCGACGCTCGTCTACTAACGGGACGCGACGCTCATCTACTAACGGGGCGCGACGCTCGTCTACTAACGGGGCGCGACGCTCGTCTACTAACGGGGCGCGACGCTCGTCTACTAACGGGGCGCGACGCTCGTCTACTAACGGGGCGTGACGCTCGTCTACTAACGGGGCGCGACGCTCGTCTACTAACGGGGTGCGACGCTCGTCTACTAACGGGGCGCGACGCTCGTCTACTAACGAGGCGCGACGCTCGTCTACTAACGGGACGCGACGCTCGTCTACTAACGGGGCGCGACGCTCGTCTACTAACGGGGCGCGACGCTCGTCTACTAACGGGGCGCGACGCTCGTCTACTAACGGGGCGCGACGCTCGTCTACTAACGGGGCGCGACGCTCGTCTACTAACGGGGCGCGACGCTCGTCTACTAACGGGGCGTGACGCTCGTCTACTAACGGGGCGCGACGCTCGTCTACTAACGGGGCGCGACGCTCGTCTAATAACGGGGCGTGACGCTCATCTACTAACGGGGAGCGACGCTCGTCTACTAACGGGGCGCGACGCTCGTCTACTAACGGGGCGCGACGCTCGTCTACTAACGGGGCTTGACGATCGTCTACTAACGGGGCTTGACGATCGTCTACTAACGGGGCGCGACGCTCGTCTACTAACGGGGCTTGACGATCGTCTACTAACGGGGCGCGACGCTCGTCTACTAACGGGGCGCGACGCTCATCTACTAACGGGGCGCGACGCTCGTCTACTAACGGGGCGCGACGCTCGTCTACTAACGGGACGCGACGCTCATCTACTAACGGGGTGCGACGCTCGTCTACTAACGGGGCGCGACGCTCGTCTACTAACGAGGCGCGACGCTCGTCTACTAACGGGGCGCGACGCTCATCTACTAACGGGGCGCGACGCTCGTCTACTAACGGGGCGCGACGCTCGTCTACTAACGGGACGCGACGCTCAGCTACTAACAGGGCGTGACGCTCGTCTACTAACGGGGCGCGACGCTCGTCTACTAACGGGGCCCGACGCTCGTCTACTAACGGGGCCCGACGCTCGTCTACTAACGGGGCCCGACGCTCGTCTACTAACGGGGCCCGACGCTCGTCTACTAACGGGGCCCGACGCTCGTCTACTAACGGGGCGCGACGCTCGTCTACTAACGGGACGCGACGCTCGTCTACTAACGGGGAGCGACGCTCGTCTACTAACGGGGCCCGACGCTCGTCTACTAACGGGGCCCGACGCTCGTCTACTAACGGGGCGCGACGCTCGTCTACTAACGGGGCGCGACGCTCGTCTACTAACGGGGCGCGACGCTCGTCTACTATCGGGGCGCGACGCTCGTCTACTAACGGGGCGCGACGCTCGTCTACTAACGGGGCGCGACGCTCGTCTACTATCGGGGCGCGACGCTCGTCTACTAACGGGACGCGACGCTCGTCTACTAACGGGGCGCGACGCTCGTCTACTAACGGGGCGCGACGCTCATCAACTAACGGGGCGTGACGCTCGTCTACTATCGGGGCCCGACGCTCGTCTACTATCGGGGCGCGACGCTCGTCTACTAACGGAACGGTAGAAATCTGATTTCTGCTTGATTTCACCTATAGCAATGCCGCGGTGTGCCGGAAAATTCGCGATCTGCATGTTGGTCGCCTGTAGATTTGAAAAGCCGCAGTAGTCGTAGATTACGCTGATTTTTCCACTAATTGCGAATGGAATTTCCAATTCCCCTGCGTTGTGTGAATAAACACTGGCAGATCCACAACATAAGAGCCGCCGGCCCCTGGAGCTCATGCTGCTGCCAGAAGCTGCACATCAGGGGGAACCATCATCACCAGGGCACGACGATCACGGGCCGCAGCTTCCAGGGAAGGAGTTCTCAGGGGCACCACCTGGAACGCAGAGCCAGACAATGGAACGCATAGCTGGAGGtaagggggcagggagcggcttcCGCTGTACCGGAAGTTGTGTCTCCGGCGTCGCACACACAGCCAGGGAGCGCCGCTGCTCGGTAGGAGCTGGGGTCACCATTAATGCGGTCGTCCTAGGCCGTAGCGGACCGGGTGCCACCCGGACTCCTCCGCTACGGAGGGGGGCTGTAGTCACCGACAAAGGGGCGGACCTGCAGTGACTGACAGGTTAAGTACAGGAGCCTCACAGACTGATAGGCAGAGAAGGGCAGGTGGTGACAGGCAGAGGAGGAGTCTGGCCGGCGGTAAACAGTGGCAGACGGGGACTGACTGACGGTAAGGAGGAGCAGATGGCGACTGACTGACGGTAAAGAGGGGTAGAGGAGGGGACTGACAGGCAGAGGAGGGGACTGACAGGCAGACGAGGGGACTGACAGGCAGACGAGGGGACTGACAGATAGAGGAGGAGTCTGACAGGCGGTAAGAGGGGCAGACGGGAACTgacaggcagaggaggaggagtctGACTGACTGTAAGAGGGGCAGACGGGGACTGACAGTCAGAGGAGGAGACTGACCGATGGTAAACAGGGGCAGACGGCGAGTGACGGACGGCAGAGAGGGGCAGACAGTGACTGACAGGCAGCAGAGGGGTGTTTATGTGTGGGATGCTGTCTTGCTGTTTTTGTCAGAGAGGAGGGCTCACCGTAATTAACAGTTAGAAGATGCTTCCATGATGAACAGTTACTGACCAGCACAGCGGAGTCTCTTTGGTTGATGGGCAGGGAGGGTTACTTGGGGTTTTTGGCTGTCAGGTTCCTTTAACATTGTTAGCCATCTCTTGAAGGTAAAAGACGTGAACACTTTGTGCACCGACCATGGAGACCCCTCAGTCCGTCCACTCACCGGGTATGAGCTCATGAACTCAGCATGATGTCTCTCAAGAATGCCTACTGTTCACGAACTTACCATGTCTGTTAATTACCTTTAGAGTCTGTGCGGAGGGGGGATGGCCGGAAGCTGGAGGGCAGGTAATGCCGCGATGGGCACACAGTTATGGTGCTGGGACCCATGACTACAATGTATCACTCACTCATGTTTCTCATTGGACAGGCAGGAGGACCTCGAAATAAGTCAGATCCGGAGGCGAGCCTTAGGTGAGACTTTGTTGGGGAAGTTTAcagtaatatttttttattccatGCAGTCACAGATTCTATATTTTTATAGTAGTTCCGATCTTCCATATGAATGTCGGGTCACAGTCGCCCAGTTCATTCTTGGTATAAACATTTCAAGAATGGACAACCATGTAGACCAGTTATCAGGAGTGCTCTGTACCGGTCATAATCCTAACAACACAACTCCACTTTGAGGATGAAGTATTATGGAGAATGGCCTACAGGGACTCTAGTTTTATCAAGGACCAGCCATGTAGGGTGTAACCTTACCAAGAGGAGTCCACACAGCACATAGCTTTAGGGTACATTTACAAGTAGtggaaatggtgtggattttctacaGCAGTCTGCGGTTACTGGAGTTGATCCACATGTGGAATTTGCcccgtcaatgggcaaaatccgcatgaGGAATTGCGACACGGAAACCATGTTGCCCTCTCCAGTTCAGCTAAGGTTGTTGCTAAGGAAAATCCATATTCATTGCGTGAGTGCAAAGCCCTTCACTGTGTGTCTGCAGATAAgatgaaaaaaaggtttgtcccggtgtcgccagtagagcggTGTGTGATTGTCCTCAGAGAAACAAagtcatcctgtagatatgagacctcttAATGGCCAACAATACATGATGGTACAGCAGCTTTCGGGGATCTCGCCCCCTtagtcaggctaatgaatgaaactagtttagatggcacacaattataacatacagagcggaggggaacacattcctcttcacctaaataaatgttcacacacacaaatttgagactgttttgtactgaaaacctaaaacaacagacaaactgaaccgagacataaatcgtaaatcagtccactgggctcaggacagttttatgatgtgtcttatctctccttcaacctgcacgtggaaggagatgcagcaccacctagtggatggcaccATTgctacaagtcaagttctgaatttttaaaacttcataaaaatgtaGAACTTGACTTATGGTAATGTTGCCATCATGgcatctttgggcatgccctcgcatcacatcgcccattgttttctatggtgccagcagcagcatcgcaccacctgCTTGGTTCATGCAAGTGCTTTGCGTGGTTTTGATACAGAAAAGCCTTGCATCCTTGGTGAAatcacatgttggtgagcgcgatatcgggccgaatTTCATGGTCTGATATCACACttgctcgtgtgaaattagcctacaAGCCATGTCTAATGAAGCTCTCATCTCCTGGACTTTGCTCTGAagctgtagagggctgcagacataCCATGAATACTCACTGGCTGAATATGGATTTTCCCCAGCAACAGTCTTCTGCTGAATAGGAGGGGGCAGTAGTCCAAGAGTGGTTTCTATTAAAAGCTGCCTAAATCTGTtatttaaatattagaaaaagtcATAGGCTGCTATTACACGGCAATATGTAGGAGGAGAAATGCTGGTTGTAGACGGCACCTGGACGCATCATAGAGATTGAGTTGATGAGTCCAGGTGCCAACTGTAATCAGTGTAGCTCCGCCTGCTTTTTGCAGGGGTTGAACACTTGTGTAATTGCACCCTTAAAATTGCCTGTTCTTTAGATTTaaacaaaaacttaaaaaataaagTCTGAATAGGGTGCAATATCTCATCATTTGATGTCCAGATGATATGGATGTTTTTGTCCCTATAGGTACAGTGAAAGTAGATACAGTCTTGTGTGAAGGAGATTTCATGGATAATGGCTTGTCCATGGGCAAAGTGCCGCTCACCAACCTAAAGGAGGAGTCAGTCCCATCAGAAGATGCAGATTGTTACATAGAGACTCTCAGCAACATGGAGTGTACCCCAAAAGGAGTTGGAAACTTTACAATCCCAACCCTCCTTCCCTCAAGACAAAACCTCCAGATGAAGTATTCCTCTATGGCGGGAGTCAGCGGGAGTAAAACAACTAGCTATACTCTGGACCACAACCACCTATTGGGCTCCAGTAGAAGATTGGGAGAGTCTAACGCAGACATAGCCTCTTCATCGGTCCTGAGTCCCACATACTGTTCCAAGTGCAAAAAAATGTTTGCCACTGGTGAAGCATATGGCCGCCATGAGCCAATGCACACATTAAGCGTCAAACTGTTTCCCTGCACAGAATGTGGTAAGTATTATCGGCACAATACGGCTCTTGTGATACATCGGCGGACACACACCGGGGAGAAGCCATACTGCTGCAGCGAGTGTGGCAGATGCTTTAACGCTAGATCAAGCTTGGTGACCCATGGAAAAATACACTCCGGAAAAAAAGTCTACTCCTGCTCCGAGTGTGGGAAAGGCTTTTCCAAAACTGATGATCTCTTCAACCACCAGCTGATGCACTATCGTGAAAGAAGCTACACCTGCGGGGACTGCGGCAAGTGCTTTAAAGTGGAGTCAGACCTTGTAGCTCATAGGAACATTCATCCCGTGGAAGAACTGTTTCTTTGTTCCGTTTGTGGTAAGGACTTCACCCAGTACTCCAAGCTTCTGCGGCATCAGAGGACTCACCCGAAGCCACCACCTGTCTTTATCACCAGTGAGAAAATGCTGAAAGACCAGGAAGCGTAAAATGCAAGTTGTTTGTACAACTTATAATACTGGTACCTACATGTGTAAACATTTCTATATATTATTAGAACTGGTCAGGGAATTAGGTTTCATCAGAattcacattgaagtcaatgagagtggtgcctgcaataccagcctGGGCCACTGTGCTTTGGTCAGTGTCTTCTGCTTCCTCCGCTGATCATAGTGATAACagcactgggaatcagctgattggtgggggtccaagcaGTGGGTTCCCGCCAACCAACTATTCAGGAGAAAAAATTGGAGTTCtgggatacccctttaaggaagagtcTTCAAGAACAAGCGATCCTACAGATATCTACAATACCATATTGGGCACCTTATCTATCTTCATAAACAGCTGACCTAAGCTGGCATAGTCACTAACGAACTCCTGCCTCTCCTTAAAAGACTTTGCCAAAGCTGATCACTAGCTTTCTTCAGATATTTGGCAAtggaagttaaggcccatttagacacaacgattatcactcaaaattcgctcaaaagccgttttgttgggcgataattgttgtgtgtaaatgtgcccatttttcaattttctgccaaacgatggatttcagtttggcttgaaatcTGTTCAGCAgatcagctgataagcaggactgctgcccagggaccgctgataacagctgattgcattgtctcagctcttCTCAGCTGTTGGCCCCgccggcagaacaaagagaatttattcagagaacagtgggcaGTTCTCTGAATAAATGCAGCTCCTGGCTCACACACCATTAATTGGGACTTATAAgcgttagtaccaattagtagattatgcaaaatgatcgctcaaaagccatcctttgagcgatcatctttgtgtctaaatgcatctTTAGTGGAGGATGTGGAGGGAAATAAACCAGTCTCCCCCCTCCAAATGCCAGTTTTATCCACAAGACTTTACCTACAATATATATTATGTGCGTGATATTGGCTCATGTGTGGGGCAACTTAGTTTAAAGGGGGTGTCGGAGATGTTTGTAAATCCTGTCCCTGCTACAACATAAACAATCCTGCATCTCCTGCACTGCAGCTCTCTGCCCAGtacttgtttacaggctgctgcagccaatgacagggctcTGCGCTATAATATCCTATAGCCAGGCTGCTGCAATCTGTAAGCGTTACTCAGAGGACGCGGCGGAGAGTCGAgagaggggagtatatggggAAAAGCATCTCTGACAACTGCTTTAGGTCCTTGTTCACAcaacagagttttttttttacctattctaTGCCAAAATGCGCACCAAATCTGTCTCCCATTGTTTGAGTGGGGAAGAGACGTCATACGGCACTTCTTCTGCGTGTcgtttttttaaactgcattttGGAGAACAAAACAATGTGACCTTCCTTGGTGCCGAAACCGCATGGAAATGTGAAACCCGAATAGAAAATCTGTGAGTATTCCCCGAGATTTCAGGATTGAATTCCCCGTCTGACTCTTTGGCTCCTTAAGGATTCCTTCATgcaggacggaatattccacagcAGCCTTGTAGAATCGGCTGCATTCTGTTGGCAGTTCAGCTTTTGGTGCAGAATCTTCCGCCCGATGTGAATGTAGAAGTCCTGGTGACGTTGTGGGGGCAGTAAGAACATCTGAATTAGAATTGTGAAATAATTGATTTTTTATATTGGGGGTTTCCCGTCTTGGCATTGGCTCGGCCCCATCATCAGTAAAAGCGAAAAAAATCCACAAATAAAATTCACAATAAATGTTCAAAATTCATTTCCTTCAATGATCGGCCTTGTGGGCTCCACAGCGCTGAGGAACGCGCAGCTTGCACTGATATGCGTGCCAGGCCTCTTCGCATTATTATTACGCCACTATTTGTATTCCAAGCGTTGTGTGGACTGTTCTTTACGTCTTTTGAACTGAGACCATTAGGAGAAAATTGCCTTTTTAATGTCCACATTACAGAACCTATTTTTATTGCCATTATTTCATTGTGCCGGTACAAATATAACGAAGCACTGGATCCAAAACCTTCAACTACTTTGTGTGCAATATGAGGGATAACACGAGGTCTGGCCCTTGTCTGACTTTGAAGCCTTCAGTGGGACAACTTGTGAAAAATGCCTCTCATTGTAAGTGTTATCTAAGCTGCTCATATAGGGAAGCCGATATCTTGCTCTCCTATCACTGTAGCTCACCCTcataagtaaaggcccatttagacccaacgattctcgctcaaaattcactcaaagccatcttttgagtgtgaatcgttgggtctaaatacgTGGACATCGTTGTATTTCAGCAAGCTCAATgacaacaatgagtcttatcagtgccgcgagctgagttctcagcaggataccactgatactattgtttcagctggtatcccgctcgagGAACACAGCAAAAGACAAGCGgtacagctgtcttctgtatatcccactcagagcgcttagctgtatatcagctgagcgctccatgaacacagcaggagtatgcagaagacagcgctccagctgtgttctgcataccctgctcggagcactcagctgtatgtcAGCTGAGCACTCCAgaaaacacagcaggagtatgcaaaagacagcactccagctgtgtgcTGCATACCTtgcttggagtgctcagctggataccacAGCTATATGTGggctcgcttgtcttctgcatacagtgtgagccttcatttatacacttatgcaaagtgaacgctcaaaactgtcactcaaactgctgtttgagcaaattttgaacaATCATCCTGccttgtaaatgcacacaacgattgtcgctcaaaagatgtcttttgagcgataatcattgtctaaatgggccttaacaacaGCATAGAAGACAGTATACAGCAggtctgagcagtgtagatgtgattccagcacTGAGCCAAGATAAAACATTACTAGCAGCTGAAGCAGCAGCACATCTGTATTACTCTTTTCTCTATCACTACAGTAGCTACCTCCCCTTTGCTTCTATGGGCAACATGAGTCATCAGCCTtcttcacttcctgttctgtccTCTTATCTGTGTTACTAGAAATGGAGTTCACATGTTAGCAGAGGaagttttcagcataaaaaatgcatttttggtacataTAGTAATTAGCACTTTTTGTAGTTATGATAAAAGCAATTAAAGGTATTTGTTCCACAAAATATTGTTTGTAGTTAAATCCAGTCCATAATTATAAGCATTTTAAttttatatccccagatattccagaaatGTTACattagcgccacctgctgtttctattctgtgtccacctcagttaGTCCATGGTGGTCACACCTGCTCAGTCAtgcttctctctgctccactgggttTGTGGGGGATCTCTGGTGCGCTGAGTTGCTATGTCTTCTCTGATGTCCTAAGAGACTTTGAGCAAGTGATGAGAATGAGACGGAGTAGGTGTGGTGATCACCTTTGAACATTTAGagactcattcacatgggtgtttgCACGGACCGATTTCACTGCATGTGTATGTGCGTGTTGTGTGCGTTTTATTACATCTGTGTTTCATCCAGttttcacatgcacaaaaaaaatgcaaaaaaggtcCAGTTGATATGACTTGTTTTTCCTGTCTGCTGGCAACGTGCATAAAAATGCAGCACACATGCGTGTAACATCTGTGCTTGCTGCATTGTTATTTCACACTTACAGGAGATTTTAGCCTGTGCATACGGAGCAGAATGGGTCTGTGTGTTCAGTCAGTTAAATACATGGGCGGGAAAACCAGCTGTATGGCTGGGCCCTTACTAAAGTGGAGCGGACACAGGCTCTTCGGTAAAAATGAGGTGGTGCTATTGTAACAGTACTGGactatctggggatagaaacattttttaataagtttaagtacaaaaaaatgtttgtgggctGGATTTatctataaaaaatatttttcagcAGACGGCCCCATTTTAACCCTCCTAGCAGCAgtcctttttctttttaaaaaatcctaactttttttttattttttcagtgaCGGCTACAatactggtcaaaagttttagaacactaaaatctttccctgttatttttgacattaaaaCAGTTCAAAtccagcaaataatgtgaaatggttcaaaagtaagttaaacaTTTTAACTTTAAACGCAACAATAGCctaaatttatgattttaaccaacgggcttttttcagggaacacatcacgGACGGCTGCTCTGGTTTGAAATTAGATGCAAAGTATTCCTAcaagtgtctcaacttttgtagattactttcaaaccctctgatgcTATAACaccagtgttggaacagcctGCATtacaccctctagggcaggatttggacagttttgctcttcagggcAGAACATATTGTTATCATAATGGCAAAAAAAGTTTCCATTttaactgtgaagagaagacttctatctgcaggtttgacgagttgagtatcagtaagaaagcctcTGCTAAAAGttcaaaatataaaaaagacttgcctgggccaagcagcacctccactggactactgaagagtggggAAAGGGCTTATGGGCTGATGAATCAATTCTTTGGTACATCATGCAAGGTTTTTTGTTGAgaaggtgaaaggatggttcctgagtgtgtgacaccaactgtcaaacatggaggaggaagcgtgatggtctggggttcttTGGCTGGATCAAAAGTTGCCCACATACACAGGGTGACTGggacactggacaaaaagggctaccacagcattttgatatgccatgcaataccctctggtgtgcgcctagttggtcaggggttcatattacagcaagacaatgatccaaaacatactccTAGgtaatgtcagaactacttaagatgATAAGAGAAAGCTTTTagacttcaaagaatggaatatcctgcacagtctccagacttaaaccccattgagcttgtttgggaagGACGGGACAGAAGGgggaaagcaaagcaacctacaagtgcagcacgtCTGTGGGAACTTCTACAACAATGTGAGGAAGACCTTACTGAATATCATTGTAGAAAGATGCCTAGTTGGTGTAAAGCTGGTATATCAGCCAGAGGGGCGACTGAAGAGTCAAGAGTCTAGACTGAATTTGGTGAAGCAAAGTTAATGCGTTATCTTTATTCATTCTAACTTGTTTATtctctgctttcatttcaaagtacgtttgagacattaaactgtaaaTATCACGAAAaactgaggtgttctaaaacttttgagcaGTAATGtacacgagggcttgtttttgcagaaggagttgtatttttcaatggcaccatttaacgttaatgtattgaaaaacacaATTTCATTTTTGGGGAGCTTTTGGTTGTACAGTGTAGCAAAATGTGACAGGAtatctttattttgtgggtcagtttGATTACAGTAATAAACTAGAAATTTGTTATCTTGTActaaaaaaaatacctttttttaaaaaataagttATTTTCAGTCACCATTTTCTGACCTTTATAGCTTTATTTTGATGTCCATGGGGCCAATGTGATGACTTGTTTTGTTAGGggtgaaatgtagtttttattggtgctatttttgggtacatatgactttttgatttttttttttaactcaattttttttctcagcgACAGGGTAGCCAAAACAGTGTAATTGtggtatgtatttttttctttctaatccATAACACATATAAACTACAAATATGAGAAAAAGAGGGGTAAGAAATAGGATGTGAAGATAATCCTGACAAAACAACAAGATATCATatccaaaaaaaataatgcataccCAAAATAAAATGAACAACCCTTATTCAAGGAATAAGCGCATGAACTTCTTACGAACCCCTTAAAAGTCATCAAAGACATCCCATTTATTTAgatatataaaggcaaaagccctcactgactgactgactgactcaccactaattctctaacttctcggtgtcgtacaaacatgaaattttggctgagcaaaataaaggggtcacaactcaaaaattcagtACTAAGTGCAAAATTATTGGCACCCCAGTGTCATGTACCAAATGTAATTCTTTAACTCCCTgctgttgtacaagcatgaaacttggcacaactattctttaggtcctaaatagaaaaagtaaaggggtcacaacttgcttattcaattctaagagtaaaaaactgaaaatctgtgatacatgacatagttcttttatatactgagaagaatctacctcacctctatgtgtaaatactgaggagaatataactgacctctgtgtgtatatactgaaaggctgtaaagtacataaagaAGCAGCCATGGACTTCAAGGATGgggcatgcctttaaggctaaggggctgcaacctccagtctggaagTAAATTTGAATAagaggggcattacctttaagggtataaagtgaggagagtgagaggggtggcacattctgcagagggacatcggttcatgcagtctgaggagaatctaatgctcctctgtgtatacagattttattcctcggttcctctgaagtaaccatgacttcataaagtCTTCTGTGCAAACAGCagctaaacacctgtac
This genomic interval carries:
- the LOC136588486 gene encoding zinc finger protein 391-like, whose translation is METPQSVHSPESVRRGDGRKLEGRQEDLEISQIRRRALGTVKVDTVLCEGDFMDNGLSMGKVPLTNLKEESVPSEDADCYIETLSNMECTPKGVGNFTIPTLLPSRQNLQMKYSSMAGVSGSKTTSYTLDHNHLLGSSRRLGESNADIASSSVLSPTYCSKCKKMFATGEAYGRHEPMHTLSVKLFPCTECGKYYRHNTALVIHRRTHTGEKPYCCSECGRCFNARSSLVTHGKIHSGKKVYSCSECGKGFSKTDDLFNHQLMHYRERSYTCGDCGKCFKVESDLVAHRNIHPVEELFLCSVCGKDFTQYSKLLRHQRTHPKPPPVFITSEKMLKDQEA